In Lysinibacillus sp. FSL M8-0337, the following proteins share a genomic window:
- a CDS encoding AAA domain-containing protein translates to MQNIALLEKQRCNLILTNKAKEAVEECSANEHAFFALQKTLTVYIEKRKAKTIGETFLSIYFNAEHNEKLDSILAGKTAIMDCVLKVEGLLATNIRFVHMRGPISTNRRLPAALQFVTKPNNGAGIPLDLHTKIRELPIAEERTEYVKKRIASWEGYLKIQERDATIDDIHTDFKQSYYNEDFSRLTLVCPYVKAKEWKQLEGLSVSIQGVRGEIGQVLKANAGKQTVEIDLKPFAQEQARKDQLNLRSKQASFSNFATLSQIRRLRNGFTKLEKGEAVNANLETILFEKRPTVRTAKLRDDIEFHNNLNEYQRKAVIGALSVEDLYVIQGPPGTGKTTVISEICQQNVKAGLKTLVASQSNLAVDNALGRLLSNQEIRILRYGRTESIEEEGKKFIEENVALHWREQTLAAVEEEITAFTEREQELQVSISKTTDELAKLQAWLEELTKEIAAKEQAAIDEPILQKEIQSLKKELKTAKAEKEASEAQKEHYEKQLAQLASAIQSQEQIVAEYASAEQLQQTIQDSTIKIEQWQTAIQYKKLLVEKQELTTQFQDIQAKYEQENKRLLLMKESQNYIGSLTSYERIQRFLQHYHVQPSAVLAQQIRRLEHLEDAKDLEAWATINTRLQKAIAKLEASVSPEGKERALAKSRQQPVQSFSLQNLTGVFAQLNASFQEGQTPPMEQLESYLLGLYMRRDFVWQKGMALRQQQEHKDREFESLRKSIASLIHQECAITSFDVQSLQRQLQPYLTHTERLQQLADTFQAEAIPEESVEQLKMLVTTTQSSVQTARQQFQAVEQANTQLLPKRAAHQTAKASLQEIDEELAQLEEKIKAINIEGLKKEKQLTALTTLLQSTPERTLEEVKEAIQTANASLEELHRKQQQLPLRKKLQEQWRDKLQNATEYDLDEIRKLYVRHANVIGTTCVASASKEFMENYPTFDVVIIDEVSKATPPELLLPMLKGKKIILVGDHHQLPPLLGDDTLEETLKGMLEENPNFDGAQELKSLLRESLFERLFNNLPSTHKQMLALQYRMHEKIMHSITPFYAKEENGLQCGLPDSDAARDHGLEGQFVGRDDHLLWIDMPAEKPFLEEQVKGGTSRYNEGELQTIRHILTDLNTAVMEAKKAGRIPQDAQKSVGVISFYGEQVKKINRLLQQELQLPHLQFRTGTVDKFQGMEMDVILVSMVRNTPKGGDIGFARDYRRLNVALSRARELLMLVGSADMFAKRAKHQDTRDMYSNLLTTVKSYNGLRNHKGQVM, encoded by the coding sequence ATGCAGAACATCGCTTTACTAGAGAAACAACGCTGTAATTTAATTTTGACGAATAAGGCGAAGGAGGCGGTAGAGGAATGCTCAGCAAATGAGCATGCCTTTTTTGCGTTACAAAAAACATTGACCGTCTATATTGAAAAAAGAAAAGCAAAAACAATTGGCGAAACGTTTTTATCGATTTATTTTAATGCAGAGCATAATGAAAAGTTAGACAGTATATTGGCAGGAAAAACAGCGATTATGGATTGCGTGCTAAAAGTGGAAGGGTTATTAGCAACAAATATTCGTTTTGTACATATGCGTGGTCCAATTAGTACGAATCGTCGTTTACCAGCGGCATTGCAATTTGTCACAAAGCCCAATAATGGCGCTGGAATCCCACTTGATCTTCACACGAAAATTAGAGAGCTACCGATTGCAGAGGAACGGACAGAATATGTGAAAAAGCGTATTGCAAGCTGGGAAGGCTATTTAAAAATTCAAGAACGTGATGCGACAATTGATGATATTCATACGGACTTTAAACAAAGCTACTATAATGAAGATTTCTCACGTTTAACACTTGTATGTCCATATGTGAAGGCGAAGGAATGGAAGCAACTCGAAGGATTAAGTGTGAGCATCCAAGGGGTACGTGGTGAAATTGGACAAGTGTTAAAGGCGAATGCGGGTAAGCAAACAGTGGAAATTGACTTAAAGCCTTTTGCACAGGAGCAAGCGCGCAAAGACCAGCTAAACTTGCGCTCAAAACAAGCAAGCTTTAGTAATTTTGCGACACTAAGTCAAATTCGACGCTTACGTAACGGCTTTACAAAGCTTGAAAAGGGCGAAGCAGTAAATGCTAACTTAGAGACGATTTTATTCGAAAAGCGTCCGACTGTCCGTACAGCAAAGCTCCGTGACGATATTGAGTTTCATAATAATTTAAATGAATATCAACGGAAAGCTGTAATCGGCGCATTATCTGTAGAAGATTTGTATGTTATTCAAGGACCCCCTGGAACTGGGAAAACAACGGTTATTTCAGAGATTTGCCAGCAAAACGTAAAAGCAGGCTTAAAAACACTCGTTGCCTCGCAGTCAAACTTAGCTGTAGATAATGCCTTAGGAAGACTTCTCTCCAATCAAGAAATTCGTATTTTACGATATGGCCGAACAGAAAGTATTGAAGAAGAGGGGAAAAAATTCATTGAGGAAAATGTTGCCCTACATTGGCGTGAGCAAACATTAGCTGCTGTTGAAGAAGAAATTACGGCTTTTACTGAACGTGAACAAGAATTACAAGTGAGTATAAGTAAAACAACTGATGAGCTAGCGAAATTGCAAGCGTGGCTCGAAGAACTAACAAAGGAAATTGCTGCTAAGGAGCAAGCGGCAATAGATGAACCGATTTTACAAAAAGAAATACAATCGCTAAAAAAAGAGTTAAAAACGGCAAAAGCGGAAAAAGAAGCGAGTGAAGCACAAAAAGAGCACTATGAAAAACAGCTTGCACAGTTAGCGTCCGCTATTCAATCACAGGAGCAAATAGTAGCTGAATACGCATCTGCTGAACAGTTACAACAAACGATTCAAGACAGCACCATCAAAATAGAGCAATGGCAAACGGCTATTCAATATAAAAAATTACTTGTAGAAAAACAAGAGCTCACAACGCAGTTTCAAGATATTCAAGCGAAATATGAACAAGAAAATAAGCGTTTGCTTTTAATGAAGGAAAGTCAAAATTATATCGGTTCATTAACATCCTATGAACGTATTCAACGGTTTTTACAGCATTATCACGTTCAACCTTCAGCTGTGTTAGCACAGCAAATTCGACGACTAGAGCATTTAGAGGATGCCAAAGATTTAGAAGCATGGGCAACCATAAATACGCGTCTACAAAAAGCGATTGCAAAACTTGAAGCGTCGGTTTCACCTGAAGGGAAAGAGCGGGCCCTTGCGAAAAGCCGTCAACAGCCTGTTCAATCGTTCTCCCTACAAAATTTAACCGGCGTCTTTGCACAGCTAAATGCCTCATTTCAAGAAGGGCAAACACCGCCAATGGAACAGTTAGAAAGCTATTTACTGGGACTGTATATGCGTCGCGATTTTGTGTGGCAAAAGGGGATGGCACTTCGCCAACAACAGGAGCATAAAGATCGTGAATTTGAGTCGCTCCGTAAAAGTATCGCAAGTTTAATACACCAAGAATGTGCGATTACAAGCTTCGATGTACAAAGCTTGCAGCGTCAATTGCAGCCATATTTAACTCATACCGAGCGTTTACAACAACTTGCAGATACATTCCAAGCTGAGGCTATACCAGAAGAATCCGTAGAGCAGTTGAAAATGCTCGTAACTACAACGCAATCCTCTGTGCAAACAGCCCGTCAGCAGTTTCAGGCTGTTGAACAAGCAAATACACAGCTCTTACCGAAAAGAGCGGCACATCAAACAGCTAAGGCAAGCTTACAAGAGATTGACGAAGAGCTAGCCCAGTTAGAAGAAAAAATTAAAGCTATTAATATAGAAGGACTTAAAAAGGAAAAACAACTAACGGCTTTAACAACATTGCTACAATCCACGCCAGAGCGCACATTAGAAGAAGTGAAGGAAGCTATTCAAACAGCAAATGCTAGTTTAGAAGAGCTACATCGAAAACAACAGCAGCTACCTCTACGTAAGAAATTACAAGAGCAATGGCGCGATAAGCTGCAAAACGCCACGGAATATGATTTAGATGAAATTCGTAAATTGTATGTGCGTCATGCCAACGTAATCGGCACAACATGCGTTGCTTCAGCAAGCAAGGAGTTTATGGAAAACTATCCAACGTTTGATGTTGTGATTATTGATGAAGTATCTAAGGCTACACCGCCAGAGCTATTATTACCAATGTTAAAAGGTAAAAAAATAATTTTAGTGGGTGACCATCATCAGTTACCACCATTACTTGGGGATGATACGTTGGAGGAAACGTTGAAAGGCATGCTAGAAGAAAATCCTAATTTTGATGGGGCGCAAGAGTTGAAAAGCTTGCTCCGTGAATCGCTATTTGAGCGATTATTTAATAACCTACCGTCAACACATAAGCAAATGCTTGCATTGCAGTATCGTATGCATGAAAAAATTATGCACAGCATTACACCATTTTACGCCAAGGAAGAAAACGGCCTGCAATGTGGATTACCAGATTCGGATGCAGCCCGTGACCATGGCTTAGAAGGGCAATTTGTCGGTCGTGATGATCATTTGCTATGGATCGATATGCCAGCGGAAAAACCGTTTTTAGAGGAACAAGTTAAGGGCGGCACAAGTCGTTATAATGAAGGAGAATTACAAACAATTCGTCATATTTTAACGGATTTGAATACTGCCGTGATGGAGGCGAAAAAGGCTGGTCGCATACCACAGGATGCACAGAAAAGTGTAGGCGTTATTAGCTTCTATGGCGAGCAGGTGAAGAAAATCAATCGCCTTCTCCAACAGGAATTACAGTTACCACATCTTCAATTTAGAACGGGCACAGTCGATAAGTTCCAAGGGATGGAGATGGATGTCATCTTAGTTAGTATGGTGCGGAATACGCCAAAAGGAGGGGACATTGGCTTTGCGAGAGATTATCGCAGGTTAAATGTCGCACTATCTCGTGCGCGAGAACTGTTAATGCTTGTCGGTAGTGCTGATATGTTTGCAAAACGTGCGAAACATCAAGATACACGTGATATGTACAGCAATCTTTTAACAACGGTGAAATCCTACAATGGCTTACGTAATCATAAAGGACAGGTGATGTAG
- a CDS encoding glycosyltransferase produces MITISLCMIVKNEESLLERCLDSVQHVVDEINIIDTGSTDRTKDIAQHYTSRIFDFPWCDDFAKARNFSFQQATKDYIFWLDADDVLTSEDQQKLVQLKQFLYPSIDAVSMDYVVMLEADGTVAMSEKRYRLVKRARHYQWRGAVHEFLDVTGNICKSDVAVVHLPVKQQTARNLRIYERLIADGYSFAPRDFFHYANELKQHGRFLEAINHYHTFLDTALETSEEQVQACLNLADCYEQLQDTKNATQAVFQSLLYDQPKPETCCRIGHHFMEQSKNKEAIYWYSQALQVTPCTIGVYKRAYSTWIPHYQLSLLYDRLRLYENAYEHNEAARHHKPNDQHILDHQQYLRKQLNR; encoded by the coding sequence ATGATAACGATTAGTTTATGTATGATTGTCAAAAATGAAGAAAGTTTGCTCGAAAGATGTTTGGATTCCGTCCAACATGTAGTGGATGAAATCAATATTATTGATACGGGCTCAACTGATCGTACAAAGGATATTGCACAGCACTATACCTCTAGAATTTTTGATTTTCCGTGGTGCGATGATTTTGCAAAGGCGCGTAATTTTTCCTTCCAGCAAGCAACGAAAGATTATATTTTCTGGCTAGATGCTGATGATGTGCTCACATCTGAAGATCAGCAAAAGTTAGTACAATTAAAGCAATTTCTTTATCCAAGCATTGATGCAGTTTCAATGGATTATGTTGTAATGTTAGAGGCGGATGGCACTGTAGCAATGAGTGAAAAAAGATACCGTCTAGTAAAACGTGCACGTCATTATCAGTGGCGAGGAGCAGTACATGAGTTTTTGGATGTAACAGGTAACATCTGTAAAAGTGATGTAGCAGTTGTGCATTTACCAGTAAAGCAGCAAACAGCTCGTAATCTACGCATTTATGAGCGTTTAATTGCAGACGGATATTCATTTGCGCCAAGAGATTTTTTTCACTATGCAAATGAATTAAAACAACACGGTCGTTTTTTAGAAGCGATTAATCACTATCATACATTTTTAGATACAGCACTCGAAACATCCGAGGAACAAGTTCAGGCTTGTTTAAATTTAGCAGATTGCTATGAGCAATTACAAGATACCAAGAATGCGACACAGGCTGTTTTTCAATCATTATTGTATGATCAACCAAAACCGGAAACATGCTGTCGAATCGGCCATCACTTTATGGAGCAATCGAAAAATAAGGAAGCAATTTATTGGTATTCCCAAGCTTTACAAGTAACGCCTTGCACTATCGGCGTTTACAAACGAGCATACTCAACATGGATACCACATTATCAATTAAGTCTACTATATGATCGTTTACGGCTTTATGAAAATGCTTATGAACACAATGAAGCAGCACGCCACCATAAACCAAACGATCAACACATACTTGACCATCAACAATATCTTCGCAAACAGCTGAATAGGTGA
- a CDS encoding DNA topoisomerase III codes for MAKSLVIAEKPSVARDIANVLKCTKKGNGFLEGDKYIVTWALGHLVTLADPEVYDVKYKTWNLEDLPMLPERMKLVVMKQTGKQYNAVKSQLTRNDVTEIIVATDAGREGELVARWIIEKANTKKPIKRLWISSVTDKAIKEGFANLKPGKNYENLYHAAVARSEADWYIGLNATRALTTRFNAQLNCGRVQTPVVAMVAAREDEIKNFKPQTYYGIEAKTKDELKLTWQDAKGNSRSFEKGKIDNIIKKLGDNNAKVIEVERKPKKSFAPGLYDLTELQRDANKIFGYSAKETLNIMQKLYEQHKVLTYPRTDSRFISSDIVATLPERLKACGIGEYRPFANKVLSKPIKATKAFVDDSKVSDHHAIIPTEEYVNFANFNDKERKIYDLVVKRFLAVFFPAHEFEQLTLRAKISDENFVAKGKTIIAAGWKEVYENRFDDEESNDDLKEQVFPRIENGTTLEVRLIAQTSGQTKPPARFNEATLLSAMENPTKYLESNDKQLADTLKSTGGLGTVATRADIIDKLFNSFMIEQRGGKEIYITSKGRQLLDLVPEELRSPATTAEWEQKLELIAKGKLKKEVFINEMKQHTKKIVAEIKSSDKKYKHDNISTKSCPDCNKPMLEVNGKKGKMLVCQDRECGYKKNVARITNARCPQCKKKLELRGEGDGQIFVCKCGHREKLTAFEARRKKEGGGKVDKRSVQKYLKQQAKEEEPLNNPFADLLKGFNSDN; via the coding sequence ATGGCGAAAAGTTTAGTAATTGCCGAAAAACCATCCGTTGCGCGTGACATCGCAAATGTACTAAAATGCACAAAAAAAGGGAATGGTTTTTTAGAAGGCGACAAATATATTGTGACGTGGGCATTAGGACATCTTGTAACATTAGCGGACCCAGAAGTATATGACGTGAAGTATAAAACATGGAATTTAGAAGATTTACCAATGCTTCCGGAACGCATGAAATTGGTTGTAATGAAGCAAACAGGCAAACAATATAATGCGGTCAAATCGCAACTAACTCGTAATGATGTAACAGAAATAATTGTAGCTACGGACGCTGGAAGAGAGGGCGAATTAGTAGCACGCTGGATCATTGAAAAAGCAAACACTAAAAAGCCAATCAAACGTCTATGGATTTCTTCTGTAACCGACAAAGCAATAAAAGAGGGCTTTGCAAATCTTAAGCCAGGCAAAAATTATGAAAATCTATATCATGCTGCTGTAGCTCGTAGTGAAGCTGACTGGTATATCGGATTGAATGCTACACGTGCTTTAACTACACGTTTTAATGCCCAATTAAACTGCGGGCGTGTACAAACACCTGTTGTTGCCATGGTTGCAGCTCGCGAAGATGAAATTAAAAATTTTAAACCTCAAACATATTACGGTATTGAAGCAAAAACAAAAGATGAATTAAAACTTACTTGGCAAGATGCAAAAGGCAATAGCCGTAGCTTTGAAAAAGGTAAAATCGATAACATCATAAAAAAACTAGGTGACAACAACGCAAAGGTTATTGAAGTAGAGCGTAAGCCTAAAAAATCGTTTGCACCTGGGTTGTATGATTTAACAGAATTACAACGCGATGCGAATAAAATTTTTGGTTACTCTGCAAAAGAAACTTTAAATATTATGCAGAAGCTATATGAGCAACATAAAGTATTAACGTATCCTCGTACTGATTCACGATTTATTTCAAGCGACATCGTAGCAACGTTACCAGAACGTCTAAAAGCATGCGGAATTGGCGAATACCGCCCGTTTGCTAACAAAGTATTATCTAAACCTATAAAAGCAACTAAAGCGTTCGTAGATGATTCTAAAGTTTCTGATCACCATGCGATCATTCCAACTGAAGAATACGTAAATTTCGCTAACTTTAATGATAAAGAACGTAAGATTTATGATTTAGTTGTCAAACGTTTCTTAGCGGTATTTTTCCCAGCCCATGAATTTGAACAATTAACGTTACGCGCGAAAATTAGTGATGAAAATTTTGTTGCAAAAGGAAAAACAATCATTGCAGCTGGTTGGAAGGAAGTATATGAAAACCGCTTTGATGATGAGGAATCGAATGACGACTTAAAAGAGCAAGTTTTCCCTCGAATCGAAAATGGCACAACATTAGAAGTTCGTTTAATTGCACAAACATCGGGTCAAACAAAGCCTCCAGCACGTTTCAATGAAGCAACATTACTATCTGCAATGGAAAATCCTACAAAGTATTTAGAAAGTAATGATAAACAGCTAGCCGATACTTTAAAATCAACGGGGGGATTAGGTACTGTAGCAACGCGTGCCGATATTATTGATAAGCTTTTTAATTCCTTTATGATTGAGCAACGAGGCGGGAAAGAAATTTATATTACCTCAAAAGGTCGCCAGTTATTAGATTTAGTGCCTGAAGAATTACGCTCACCTGCAACGACTGCTGAATGGGAACAAAAGTTGGAGTTGATTGCAAAAGGGAAATTAAAGAAAGAAGTATTTATCAATGAAATGAAGCAACACACGAAAAAAATTGTTGCAGAAATCAAATCCAGTGATAAGAAGTATAAGCATGATAATATTTCAACGAAATCATGCCCTGATTGCAACAAACCAATGCTTGAAGTAAACGGTAAGAAAGGTAAGATGCTTGTCTGCCAAGATCGTGAATGTGGATACAAGAAAAACGTAGCTCGCATAACGAACGCTCGTTGTCCTCAATGTAAGAAAAAACTAGAGTTACGCGGTGAAGGCGATGGTCAAATCTTCGTATGTAAATGTGGTCACCGTGAGAAACTAACTGCCTTTGAAGCTCGACGTAAAAAAGAAGGTGGCGGAAAAGTGGATAAGCGAAGTGTGCAGAAGTATTTGAAACAACAAGCCAAAGAAGAAGAACCTTTGAATAATCCGTTTGCAGATCTATTAAAAGGCTTTAACTCTGATAATTAA
- a CDS encoding serine hydrolase domain-containing protein: MKNKLSAVLAATLALTISLPTGALAFSNSQTAVVASQELASQELKKIAEEKAALLTNTYETTSVQYALIDNGKLVLSGQTGKNDMEGKQPLTKDTLYGIGSVSKMYATAAIMKLVDEGKVDLDAPVVHYIPDFKMKDERYKSITPRMLLNHSSGLQGSTFSNTFLFNDNDTYAHDNLLQQLSDQQLKADPGAFSVYCNDGFTLAEILVERVSGKSFTEFIHQQFTEPLKLNHTKTPQDEWENDKRAGLYFPTYQGQLPPESVNVIGTGGISSTAEDVVQFSQIFMGQGKGILSDKAVQAMEQEEYKKGMWPEDGDSIINYGLGWDSVKLYPFSEYGIKGLAKGGDTGLQHASLVVLPEQKMAMAVLSSGGSSMTNQLMATEILLAALKEKGTIKDIKPSKSFGKPVKDKMPQDLAKKAGFYGNSSGHFKIEITKNGELILPTNPEEKYIYTADGSFMNENGTAKFNFVTEKNGRTYLKESTYSSLPDLGQIAITHYVAEKLEDNVLPKETAAAWAKREGVKFYLVSEKFSSLLYFAPIVPIQINSKEAMEGYWGSSKITGPNTAMHQLQIPVMGGRDTTETRFYTEGDDEFLEMSGFLYVSESNLKPLDASQSSKVTLQANGHARWFTIPEALAGKTMTVELPSNSSFAVYDDKGLCINFTVVSGNNKVILPKNGTVVFVGASNSEFAITLN, from the coding sequence ATGAAAAATAAACTATCTGCGGTGTTAGCCGCTACATTAGCATTAACAATAAGTCTACCAACTGGGGCGTTGGCGTTTTCTAACAGTCAGACTGCGGTTGTGGCTAGCCAGGAATTAGCTAGTCAAGAACTAAAAAAGATTGCGGAAGAGAAGGCTGCGCTACTTACGAATACCTATGAGACGACTAGCGTGCAGTATGCGCTAATTGATAATGGTAAACTTGTTTTGTCAGGTCAGACAGGGAAGAATGATATGGAAGGCAAACAGCCGCTGACTAAAGATACTCTATATGGGATTGGTTCAGTCAGTAAAATGTATGCAACTGCGGCTATTATGAAATTGGTCGATGAAGGAAAAGTCGATTTGGATGCACCTGTTGTCCACTATATTCCTGATTTCAAGATGAAAGACGAGCGTTACAAAAGCATTACGCCACGTATGCTATTGAACCATTCCTCTGGCTTGCAAGGTAGTACGTTTAGTAATACTTTTTTATTTAACGATAATGATACTTATGCCCATGATAACTTGTTACAGCAATTGTCCGACCAACAATTGAAGGCTGATCCTGGCGCGTTCTCAGTATACTGCAACGACGGTTTTACGCTAGCTGAGATACTGGTCGAAAGAGTCAGTGGTAAGAGCTTTACGGAATTTATCCATCAACAGTTTACAGAACCTTTAAAGCTAAATCATACGAAAACGCCACAGGACGAATGGGAAAACGATAAGCGGGCAGGACTTTATTTTCCAACGTATCAAGGACAGCTTCCACCTGAATCAGTGAATGTGATTGGTACGGGAGGGATTTCTTCCACTGCCGAAGATGTCGTGCAATTCTCACAAATATTTATGGGGCAGGGAAAAGGAATCCTCTCTGACAAGGCAGTTCAGGCGATGGAGCAAGAGGAATATAAAAAAGGAATGTGGCCAGAGGATGGAGATAGTATTATCAACTATGGTCTTGGTTGGGATAGTGTGAAACTATATCCATTTAGTGAATATGGGATAAAGGGTTTGGCTAAAGGCGGCGACACAGGACTGCAACATGCTTCACTGGTCGTACTTCCTGAGCAGAAGATGGCAATGGCTGTGTTATCATCTGGCGGTAGCAGCATGACAAATCAACTGATGGCGACTGAAATACTGCTCGCTGCGCTTAAAGAGAAGGGCACAATTAAGGACATCAAGCCGAGTAAATCCTTTGGCAAGCCAGTCAAGGACAAAATGCCTCAAGACCTAGCGAAGAAAGCAGGTTTTTACGGCAATAGTTCCGGTCATTTCAAAATAGAGATTACGAAGAATGGCGAACTAATCTTGCCAACTAATCCAGAAGAAAAATATATATATACTGCCGATGGAAGCTTTATGAATGAGAATGGTACCGCCAAGTTCAATTTCGTCACGGAGAAGAATGGACGAACTTATTTAAAGGAGAGCACATATTCGTCGCTGCCAGATTTAGGGCAAATAGCGATTACGCATTATGTAGCCGAGAAACTTGAAGACAATGTGCTACCGAAGGAAACAGCTGCCGCATGGGCAAAGCGAGAAGGCGTCAAGTTTTATCTTGTGAGTGAGAAATTTAGTTCTTTGCTATATTTTGCACCAATCGTGCCTATCCAAATTAATAGCAAGGAAGCGATGGAAGGCTATTGGGGAAGCAGTAAAATTACAGGTCCTAACACGGCGATGCATCAGCTCCAAATACCTGTGATGGGTGGACGTGATACGACGGAAACACGTTTCTATACAGAAGGTGACGATGAGTTTTTAGAGATGTCCGGATTTTTATACGTAAGTGAATCCAACTTAAAACCGCTTGATGCAAGTCAATCCTCCAAAGTTACACTACAAGCGAATGGACATGCGAGATGGTTTACAATCCCTGAAGCGTTAGCAGGGAAAACGATGACCGTGGAGTTACCATCGAATAGTTCATTTGCGGTGTATGATGACAAGGGATTATGTATCAATTTTACGGTTGTAAGCGGCAATAACAAAGTAATACTGCCGAAGAACGGAACGGTTGTATTTGTTGGAGCATCGAATTCGGAATTTGCAATCACGTTGAACTAG
- a CDS encoding TetR/AcrR family transcriptional regulator: protein MVKKTLKQRIVDASVVLFQQDGYHNVTVERIVEYIGASKGGFYHNFKSKDELLYEVHDVFISYVIKQSQEAYDKYDTPIQRLCAMLQTLTQVFDVYQSHITVFYEESRSLSEEYSAIIHKKRDQYRDILQKVIEEGQQTKDFRAELPCTIVTMAIVGMINWTYMWFKQTGPLTMEEITEVFTDMILRAIVTDQAMEEATQFMVKMKPEEQAGFINV, encoded by the coding sequence ATGGTAAAAAAAACGTTAAAACAAAGAATTGTAGATGCTTCTGTAGTACTGTTTCAGCAAGATGGCTATCATAATGTAACGGTTGAACGCATTGTGGAGTATATTGGCGCATCAAAAGGTGGGTTTTATCATAATTTTAAATCGAAAGATGAATTGTTGTATGAGGTTCATGATGTATTTATTTCCTATGTAATTAAACAGTCACAGGAAGCGTATGACAAATACGATACACCGATTCAACGCTTATGTGCAATGCTTCAAACGCTGACACAAGTGTTTGATGTGTACCAATCTCATATTACCGTATTTTATGAGGAAAGCCGTTCTTTATCAGAAGAATATAGTGCAATCATCCATAAGAAGCGGGATCAATATCGGGATATTTTACAAAAGGTAATTGAAGAAGGGCAGCAGACAAAGGATTTTCGTGCGGAATTGCCTTGTACAATTGTAACTATGGCCATTGTAGGGATGATCAACTGGACATATATGTGGTTTAAACAAACGGGTCCATTAACAATGGAGGAAATTACAGAAGTATTTACAGATATGATATTACGTGCAATTGTGACAGACCAAGCTATGGAAGAAGCAACTCAATTTATGGTAAAGATGAAGCCAGAAGAACAAGCTGGTTTTATTAATGTTTAA
- a CDS encoding acyl-CoA dehydrogenase, protein MNFELTKEQAMIRDMVRDFAEKEIKPYAREVDETSTMRIESFEKMAELGLLGIPFPEEYGGSGGDTVSYAIAVEEIGRACGGTGLSYAAAVSLGAAPIYNFGTEEQKREWLVPLAKGETLGAFGLTEPNAGSDAGGTRTTAVIDGDDYVINGEKCWITNAGHARQIIVTAVTGKREDGKKIISSIIVPTNTPGVTINCNYDKMGVRGSNTCEIILQNVRVPRTNLLGDEKRGFSQFLNTLDGGRISIAALSVGIAQSAYEKALKYANEREQFGAPIAKFQAIQFKLADMAMEIELARTLVHKAAWLKDQKKPFAKEAAMAKLFASEMGFRTCNQAIQIHGGSGYMKEYDVERHLRDIKLMEIGEGTSEIQRLVISRLIGC, encoded by the coding sequence ATGAACTTTGAACTAACGAAAGAGCAAGCGATGATTCGAGACATGGTACGTGATTTTGCAGAGAAAGAGATTAAACCTTATGCTCGTGAAGTCGACGAGACATCAACAATGAGAATAGAAAGCTTTGAAAAAATGGCTGAGCTAGGCTTATTGGGTATCCCGTTTCCAGAGGAATATGGTGGTTCTGGAGGAGACACGGTTTCCTATGCAATTGCTGTTGAAGAAATTGGACGTGCGTGTGGTGGTACGGGTTTAAGCTATGCAGCAGCAGTGAGCTTAGGCGCCGCTCCTATTTATAATTTTGGTACGGAAGAGCAAAAGCGTGAATGGCTTGTTCCTTTAGCGAAAGGGGAAACATTAGGTGCTTTTGGCTTAACGGAACCTAATGCGGGGTCTGATGCTGGCGGTACACGTACAACAGCAGTTATAGACGGTGATGATTACGTAATTAACGGTGAAAAATGCTGGATAACTAATGCAGGTCATGCGCGCCAAATTATTGTCACGGCAGTAACAGGTAAACGTGAAGATGGCAAAAAAATCATTTCATCCATTATCGTGCCAACGAACACCCCTGGTGTCACAATCAATTGTAATTATGACAAGATGGGTGTGCGTGGTTCCAATACTTGTGAAATTATTTTGCAAAATGTTCGCGTACCAAGAACGAATTTATTAGGGGACGAAAAACGTGGATTCAGCCAATTTTTAAATACATTAGATGGTGGTCGTATTTCCATAGCCGCGTTATCAGTCGGCATTGCACAGTCTGCATATGAAAAGGCATTAAAATATGCGAACGAAAGAGAGCAATTTGGGGCACCAATTGCCAAGTTTCAAGCAATACAGTTTAAGTTAGCAGATATGGCAATGGAAATTGAGCTAGCTCGTACGCTAGTACATAAAGCAGCGTGGCTTAAAGATCAGAAAAAACCATTTGCTAAAGAGGCAGCGATGGCGAAATTATTTGCTTCTGAGATGGGCTTCCGTACTTGTAATCAAGCCATTCAAATTCATGGTGGTTCAGGTTATATGAAGGAATATGATGTAGAACGTCATTTGCGTGATATTAAGTTAATGGAAATCGGTGAAGGAACATCTGAAATTCAACGTCTCGTTATTTCTCGTCTAATTGGCTGTTAA